A window of Halopseudomonas sabulinigri genomic DNA:
TGCGCGACTGCGTGCGCAAGGTACTGCGACTGCCCTCGCTGTACGCTTTTTTCTTGGCCGTTGCGCTGAATTACAGCGGGCTGCAGATCCCCGCTGCCTTCGTGCCATTGTTCGATAACCTGCGCGGTGCCTACAGTATCTTCGGCATGATGATTATCGGCATGAGTATCCTCAGCTTTCAGGGGCTGGCCGGCAACCTGCGCTTTACCGGCCTGGCATTCTTCGGCAAGTTCTTCAGTTGGCCACTGGCTGCGTTGTTGTTCTGGTGGCTGGACAGCCAGTTCCTGCATATCTACGACGTGGCGGTGTATCGCGCCATTTTGCTTATCTCCATCACGCCCATAGCCGCCAATACGGTGGTGATTGCGACGTTACTCGATACCAGCCCGCAACAGGTAGCAGGCACCGCCCTGCTGAGTACGCTGGTGGCGCTGGTCTATATTCCCCTGATGATCGCCTGGCTGCTGCCTGCAGTGGGCTAGCGGCCAAGCGCCATTATTTTGTAACAGCAGGTTTTTATCGAGTGAAAGCGCCTTAAATCCGTTAATGCTTTGCCGGATTTGGTCGATACTGTGGTTAGGAGGCGATAGCGCGGGGAAGGTGTATTGCGCCATTGCGGGGCGGTCCCGTGATCTTCTTCCCGTGGCGTTCGTCATACCTGTCTGGGCAGGACGTCCGGGGTCGACGGACCAAGGAACCGCATTTCAAAGGAGTTGAAGCGCCGTGTGCTACGGCGTTTGCCAGCGTCGCCAAATGCTATTGCCAACGCAGCACAACTAAAAAAGAGTGCAGACAATGATCAGCCTATTTCGTGACATGAGCTTCCGTTGGAAGCTGACACTGCCAATACTGGTTCTCGCCATTCTGTTTGGCGTTTTGGGGTTTTCTGCCTTTTGGGCAGTTAACCAGGTTGAAAGCCGGCTGGAGCGGGTTTCGCAAGAATTGCTGCCGCAAAGCTCACTCATCCTTGAAGCTGACCGCGATATGTACCAGGCGTTGCAGGCCGAGCGCGCGTTGTTGGCTGGGGTTCCGGCGGCCGAGGTAGGTGATGAGCAGACCGGTAATATGCAGCAGGCGCGTGATCGGATTGCGAAATACGGAGCGTCTACGGTTTCTGCGCAAGGCAAGGCGTTGGCGGCGGATTTTGCTCGTGCCTTCGAGGTTTGGCAGCGCACGTCGCTCGACAACGCACGTATGGCGGCCAGCGGTAATGCCGATCAAGCCAGTGAGATCAGTTACGGTCGTGGTTATCAGGAGTTCAGCACCGCACGCGATCTTATTGATCAGATGACCGAGCTGGTCAACGCCGAAGCAGAGCAGGAAGGCATCGACGCCCGTGCCGATGCTGACGCCAGTCACTTCAGGGTCGGGGTCGTATTGGTGATTGGCGCGCTGGTGTGCCTGCTGATGATCGCCTTCTTCCCCAGCCTGATCGTCACCCCACTGCACGATTTGCTGCAGCGCATTCGCGACATTGCTGACGGCGAGGGCGACCTGACCAAACGTGTAACCGTGCACTCCAGCGACGAGTTGGGCAAGCTCAGTCGCGCGGTAAACGACTTCCTTGAGCAGTTGCAGACGCTGATTCGCCAAGTCGCGGAGTCAACCTTGCAGGTTGCTTCTGCCTCCGAAGAAATGAGCGCCATTGCCACCGGGCAGGAGCGGCTGGTCAACGAGCAGTACATGGCGATCGACCAGGTCAGTACCGCCGCTACCGAGATGAGCGCCGCTATCCATGAGGTAGCGGACAACGCGCACAGCACGGCCGATGCGGCCAGCACTGCCGACAAGCAGGGTCACCAGGCATCTGAAGTGGTTGGTCACACAATGAACGATCTGCGCCGCCTGGCGGCCGACGTCGAAGAGGCAGCCGGTGTTATCGACAACCTCGAGCAGGACACCGACAAGATTGGCGGCGTGCTGAGTGTGATTGAAGGCATTGCCGAGCAGA
This region includes:
- a CDS encoding AEC family transporter — translated: MLASLALLYKLLPLYVTVALGWVAGRYLDASGRHIAGIMMYIVTPSVVFAGVMNAPLSPEVVLLPFLTFSLCSLLGILHLWLAKRWLHDGSANMIPLSVGTGNTGYFGIPVALLLFGEQGLSIYIVCMLGTTLFENSVGFYLAARGRFSVRDCVRKVLRLPSLYAFFLAVALNYSGLQIPAAFVPLFDNLRGAYSIFGMMIIGMSILSFQGLAGNLRFTGLAFFGKFFSWPLAALLFWWLDSQFLHIYDVAVYRAILLISITPIAANTVVIATLLDTSPQQVAGTALLSTLVALVYIPLMIAWLLPAVG
- a CDS encoding methyl-accepting chemotaxis protein — encoded protein: MISLFRDMSFRWKLTLPILVLAILFGVLGFSAFWAVNQVESRLERVSQELLPQSSLILEADRDMYQALQAERALLAGVPAAEVGDEQTGNMQQARDRIAKYGASTVSAQGKALAADFARAFEVWQRTSLDNARMAASGNADQASEISYGRGYQEFSTARDLIDQMTELVNAEAEQEGIDARADADASHFRVGVVLVIGALVCLLMIAFFPSLIVTPLHDLLQRIRDIADGEGDLTKRVTVHSSDELGKLSRAVNDFLEQLQTLIRQVAESTLQVASASEEMSAIATGQERLVNEQYMAIDQVSTAATEMSAAIHEVADNAHSTADAASTADKQGHQASEVVGHTMNDLRRLAADVEEAAGVIDNLEQDTDKIGGVLSVIEGIAEQTNLLALNAAIEAARAGEQGRGFAVVADEVRALAARTQDSTRDIQQMIQKLQAGAGQAVSVMQRGAELAAQSVEKATATETSLSETSASVMRINDMAAQIAAACEEQSQTTEDIARNISGIRDLSNQAAQSSQESRDASNALARLASTLQQQVGRFKT